CAGGCTGATCATTTCCGAGTAATGCTTCTGCCGGGTCTGGATCAGGCGCTCCTTTTCTTCGACATCGGTCACCTCGATGTCGACGCTGCGCAGCAGGAAGTGCACATCGTCAGCCAGATAGCTGCCGCTGCCGACGGTGTTCAGGCCCCGCACCCGGCTATTCACCGGCAACCTCCTGAAAGGCCTTGGCCAGCTGGCTGCGAGCCGGGGTCGCCCACCAGTGGCATTCGCCCATGAAGCCCAGATCAGTCAGGCTGTCACCAAACCCCAGCACGGGGCGCTCGCCATGTACCGCCCGGTCGCGGCGCAACCATTCCTGCACCGCATGACGCTTGTCCAGCCCGGCCGGCAGGAACGCCAGGTTGTTGCCATTTCCATGCACGTGCATGCCGTCGAGCAGGCCGCGCTCGCGGACCTCGGCCAGGACCCGCTGCAGGATGCCGTCGTCGCTCTCGTTGTGCTTGGTGACCACGTAGTGGAACAGCCCCGCCTCCTCGACCACCCAGCCTCGCAGCGAATGCCCCAGTGCCTGGCCAATCGCCAGGGTCGCGGCGCTCAGCTCGTGCAGGCGCGTCTGGTAGGCGGCCAGGGTCTCGCTCATCTGCGCACGCCAATCCTGGTCCAGGCGGCCGTCAGCGCCGAGTATCACGCCGCCGTGCGAACAGATGGCTCCGCAGGCAAACGGCAGTTGCACCCGGCTGCAGGCCTCGACACTGCGCGCGGTGA
The Pseudomonas sp. DTU_2021_1001937_2_SI_NGA_ILE_001 DNA segment above includes these coding regions:
- a CDS encoding trehalose phosphatase, which produces MNEVRPLILVDLDDTLFQTARKMPPGSEKHPATVDVAGQPNGYMTGVQHAFVGWLLAHADVVPVTARSVEACSRVQLPFACGAICSHGGVILGADGRLDQDWRAQMSETLAAYQTRLHELSAATLAIGQALGHSLRGWVVEEAGLFHYVVTKHNESDDGILQRVLAEVRERGLLDGMHVHGNGNNLAFLPAGLDKRHAVQEWLRRDRAVHGERPVLGFGDSLTDLGFMGECHWWATPARSQLAKAFQEVAGE